In Toxotes jaculatrix isolate fToxJac2 chromosome 11, fToxJac2.pri, whole genome shotgun sequence, a single genomic region encodes these proteins:
- the cryzl1 gene encoding quinone oxidoreductase-like protein 1 isoform X2, whose product MLSPSSLFRKRFRMCVTVPPPADITAAEQKSLPEVLGSHQVRVQVKACGLSPLDLKLLDDVGIQRDLIPVGREVAGVVLQVGPKVSFFQPEDEVVGILPLDSPCSGLCDVIDIDEHYLVQKPEKLSSVCVAAALRDGLCAYTALHTHARMAAGHTLLVMDGASSFGLMCIQLACYHGVKVLTTSHSPQKHTFLEQLRPSVGVQDPLVARVIKAYNGSSDLLPQVLEETGGLGVDIAIDSGVRLQEVEESEETKLFPHKHDIISVLGVGGHWVTSHQDLQVNLILKVKVNLVSLPVLTAVLSPFCVFVLLQLDPPDCRLLHLKSASVSFLNPEVWTASSAQQGRYLHILKDIVEKMSAGVLRPQPEEAVPLYEATVAMETVQRHQKKKAVVQL is encoded by the exons ATGCTGAGCCCAAGTTCGTTATTCAGGAAACG TTTCCGCATGTGTGTAACCGTGCCTCCACCTGCAGATATCACCGCTGCTGAACAGAAG AGTCTTCCAGAGGTTCTAGGCAGCCATCAGGTCAGGGTTCAGGTAAAGGCATGTGGACTCAGCCCACTGGACCTCAAG TTGCTTGATGATGTTGGGATCCAGAGAGATTTAATTCCTGTGGGCAGGGAAGTGGCCGGGGTCGTCCTGCAAg tgGGCCCCAAGGTCTCCTTTTTCCAGCCGGAGGATGAGGTTGTAG GTATTCTTCCCCTGGACTCTCCCTGCTCTGGGCTCTGCGATGTCATCGACATAGATGAACACTATTTGG TTCAGAAACCAGAGAagctcagctcagtgtgtgttgcGGCAGCGCTGCGGGATGGCCTCTGTGCTTACACtgctctacacacacatgctcgcaTGGCGGCTGGACACACACTCCTGGTCATGGACGGAGCCAGT TCTTTTGGCCTCATGTGCATCCAGCTGGCCTGTTACCACGGAGTGAAAGTTCTGACGACGTCACATtcgccacagaaacacaccttcCTGGAGCAGCTTCGGCCCAGCGTAG GTGTTCAGGATCCTTTAGTAG CCAGGGTTATTAAAGCCTATAATGGCTCATCGGACCTGCTGCCACAGGTTttggaggagacaggaggactGGGAGTGGATATAGCTATAGACTCTGGAG ttcGTCTGCAGGAAGTGGAGGAATCAGAGGAGACGAAACTTTTCCCACACAAACACGACATCATCAGTgtgctgggggtgggggggcactGGGTCACATCCCACCAAGACCTGCAGGTAAACTTGATATTAAAAGTGAAGGTAAACCTGGTCAGTCTGCCTGTTTTAACAGCAGTTTTATCTCCTTTCTGTGTATTCGTATTGTTACAGTTGGATCCTCCAGACTGCAGATTATTGCATTTAAAATCAGCCTCTGTATCTTTCCTCAATCCTGAAGTCTGGACAGCGTCATCAGCTCAGCAAGGAAGATACCTCC ATATTCTAAAGGACATAGTGGAGAAGATGTCAGCTGGAGTACTCAG ACCTCAGCCTGAGGAGGCAGTCCCTCTCTACGAAGCCACAGTTGCCATGGAGACCGTCCAACGTCACCAGAAGAAGAAAGCTGTTGTTCAGCTCTGA
- the cryzl1 gene encoding quinone oxidoreductase-like protein 1 isoform X4 gives MKGLFCRAGVSDAEPKFVIQETSLPEVLGSHQVRVQVKACGLSPLDLKLLDDVGIQRDLIPVGREVAGVVLQVGPKVSFFQPEDEVVGILPLDSPCSGLCDVIDIDEHYLVQKPEKLSSVCVAAALRDGLCAYTALHTHARMAAGHTLLVMDGASSFGLMCIQLACYHGVKVLTTSHSPQKHTFLEQLRPSVGVQDPLVARVIKAYNGSSDLLPQVLEETGGLGVDIAIDSGVRLQEVEESEETKLFPHKHDIISVLGVGGHWVTSHQDLQVNLILKVKVNLVSLPVLTAVLSPFCVFVLLQLDPPDCRLLHLKSASVSFLNPEVWTASSAQQGRYLHILKDIVEKMSAGVLRPQPEEAVPLYEATVAMETVQRHQKKKAVVQL, from the exons ATGAAAGGTTTATTCTGCCGAGCTGGTGTGAGTGATGCTGAGCCCAAGTTCGTTATTCAGGAAACG AGTCTTCCAGAGGTTCTAGGCAGCCATCAGGTCAGGGTTCAGGTAAAGGCATGTGGACTCAGCCCACTGGACCTCAAG TTGCTTGATGATGTTGGGATCCAGAGAGATTTAATTCCTGTGGGCAGGGAAGTGGCCGGGGTCGTCCTGCAAg tgGGCCCCAAGGTCTCCTTTTTCCAGCCGGAGGATGAGGTTGTAG GTATTCTTCCCCTGGACTCTCCCTGCTCTGGGCTCTGCGATGTCATCGACATAGATGAACACTATTTGG TTCAGAAACCAGAGAagctcagctcagtgtgtgttgcGGCAGCGCTGCGGGATGGCCTCTGTGCTTACACtgctctacacacacatgctcgcaTGGCGGCTGGACACACACTCCTGGTCATGGACGGAGCCAGT TCTTTTGGCCTCATGTGCATCCAGCTGGCCTGTTACCACGGAGTGAAAGTTCTGACGACGTCACATtcgccacagaaacacaccttcCTGGAGCAGCTTCGGCCCAGCGTAG GTGTTCAGGATCCTTTAGTAG CCAGGGTTATTAAAGCCTATAATGGCTCATCGGACCTGCTGCCACAGGTTttggaggagacaggaggactGGGAGTGGATATAGCTATAGACTCTGGAG ttcGTCTGCAGGAAGTGGAGGAATCAGAGGAGACGAAACTTTTCCCACACAAACACGACATCATCAGTgtgctgggggtgggggggcactGGGTCACATCCCACCAAGACCTGCAGGTAAACTTGATATTAAAAGTGAAGGTAAACCTGGTCAGTCTGCCTGTTTTAACAGCAGTTTTATCTCCTTTCTGTGTATTCGTATTGTTACAGTTGGATCCTCCAGACTGCAGATTATTGCATTTAAAATCAGCCTCTGTATCTTTCCTCAATCCTGAAGTCTGGACAGCGTCATCAGCTCAGCAAGGAAGATACCTCC ATATTCTAAAGGACATAGTGGAGAAGATGTCAGCTGGAGTACTCAG ACCTCAGCCTGAGGAGGCAGTCCCTCTCTACGAAGCCACAGTTGCCATGGAGACCGTCCAACGTCACCAGAAGAAGAAAGCTGTTGTTCAGCTCTGA
- the cryzl1 gene encoding quinone oxidoreductase-like protein 1 isoform X7 — MKGLFCRAGVSDAEPKFVIQETSLPEVLGSHQVRVQVKACGLSPLDLKLLDDVGIQRDLIPVGREVAGVVLQVGPKVSFFQPEDEVVGILPLDSPCSGLCDVIDIDEHYLVQKPEKLSSVCVAAALRDGLCAYTALHTHARMAAGHTLLVMDGASSFGLMCIQLACYHGVKVLTTSHSPQKHTFLEQLRPSVGVQDPLVARVIKAYNGSSDLLPQVLEETGGLGVDIAIDSGVRLQEVEESEETKLFPHKHDIISVLGVGGHWVTSHQDLQLDPPDCRLLHLKSASVSFLNPEVWTASSAQQGRYLHILKDIVEKMSAGVLRPQPEEAVPLYEATVAMETVQRHQKKKAVVQL, encoded by the exons ATGAAAGGTTTATTCTGCCGAGCTGGTGTGAGTGATGCTGAGCCCAAGTTCGTTATTCAGGAAACG AGTCTTCCAGAGGTTCTAGGCAGCCATCAGGTCAGGGTTCAGGTAAAGGCATGTGGACTCAGCCCACTGGACCTCAAG TTGCTTGATGATGTTGGGATCCAGAGAGATTTAATTCCTGTGGGCAGGGAAGTGGCCGGGGTCGTCCTGCAAg tgGGCCCCAAGGTCTCCTTTTTCCAGCCGGAGGATGAGGTTGTAG GTATTCTTCCCCTGGACTCTCCCTGCTCTGGGCTCTGCGATGTCATCGACATAGATGAACACTATTTGG TTCAGAAACCAGAGAagctcagctcagtgtgtgttgcGGCAGCGCTGCGGGATGGCCTCTGTGCTTACACtgctctacacacacatgctcgcaTGGCGGCTGGACACACACTCCTGGTCATGGACGGAGCCAGT TCTTTTGGCCTCATGTGCATCCAGCTGGCCTGTTACCACGGAGTGAAAGTTCTGACGACGTCACATtcgccacagaaacacaccttcCTGGAGCAGCTTCGGCCCAGCGTAG GTGTTCAGGATCCTTTAGTAG CCAGGGTTATTAAAGCCTATAATGGCTCATCGGACCTGCTGCCACAGGTTttggaggagacaggaggactGGGAGTGGATATAGCTATAGACTCTGGAG ttcGTCTGCAGGAAGTGGAGGAATCAGAGGAGACGAAACTTTTCCCACACAAACACGACATCATCAGTgtgctgggggtgggggggcactGGGTCACATCCCACCAAGACCTGCAG TTGGATCCTCCAGACTGCAGATTATTGCATTTAAAATCAGCCTCTGTATCTTTCCTCAATCCTGAAGTCTGGACAGCGTCATCAGCTCAGCAAGGAAGATACCTCC ATATTCTAAAGGACATAGTGGAGAAGATGTCAGCTGGAGTACTCAG ACCTCAGCCTGAGGAGGCAGTCCCTCTCTACGAAGCCACAGTTGCCATGGAGACCGTCCAACGTCACCAGAAGAAGAAAGCTGTTGTTCAGCTCTGA
- the cryzl1 gene encoding quinone oxidoreductase-like protein 1 isoform X8: MKGLFCRAGVSDAEPKFVIQETSLPEVLGSHQVRVQVKACGLSPLDLKLLDDVGIQRDLIPVGREVAGVVLQVGPKVSFFQPEDEVVGILPLDSPCSGLCDVIDIDEHYLVQKPEKLSSVCVAAALRDGLCAYTALHTHARMAAGHTLLVMDGASSFGLMCIQLACYHGVKVLTTSHSPQKHTFLEQLRPSVARVIKAYNGSSDLLPQVLEETGGLGVDIAIDSGVRLQEVEESEETKLFPHKHDIISVLGVGGHWVTSHQDLQLDPPDCRLLHLKSASVSFLNPEVWTASSAQQGRYLHILKDIVEKMSAGVLRPQPEEAVPLYEATVAMETVQRHQKKKAVVQL, translated from the exons ATGAAAGGTTTATTCTGCCGAGCTGGTGTGAGTGATGCTGAGCCCAAGTTCGTTATTCAGGAAACG AGTCTTCCAGAGGTTCTAGGCAGCCATCAGGTCAGGGTTCAGGTAAAGGCATGTGGACTCAGCCCACTGGACCTCAAG TTGCTTGATGATGTTGGGATCCAGAGAGATTTAATTCCTGTGGGCAGGGAAGTGGCCGGGGTCGTCCTGCAAg tgGGCCCCAAGGTCTCCTTTTTCCAGCCGGAGGATGAGGTTGTAG GTATTCTTCCCCTGGACTCTCCCTGCTCTGGGCTCTGCGATGTCATCGACATAGATGAACACTATTTGG TTCAGAAACCAGAGAagctcagctcagtgtgtgttgcGGCAGCGCTGCGGGATGGCCTCTGTGCTTACACtgctctacacacacatgctcgcaTGGCGGCTGGACACACACTCCTGGTCATGGACGGAGCCAGT TCTTTTGGCCTCATGTGCATCCAGCTGGCCTGTTACCACGGAGTGAAAGTTCTGACGACGTCACATtcgccacagaaacacaccttcCTGGAGCAGCTTCGGCCCAGCGTAG CCAGGGTTATTAAAGCCTATAATGGCTCATCGGACCTGCTGCCACAGGTTttggaggagacaggaggactGGGAGTGGATATAGCTATAGACTCTGGAG ttcGTCTGCAGGAAGTGGAGGAATCAGAGGAGACGAAACTTTTCCCACACAAACACGACATCATCAGTgtgctgggggtgggggggcactGGGTCACATCCCACCAAGACCTGCAG TTGGATCCTCCAGACTGCAGATTATTGCATTTAAAATCAGCCTCTGTATCTTTCCTCAATCCTGAAGTCTGGACAGCGTCATCAGCTCAGCAAGGAAGATACCTCC ATATTCTAAAGGACATAGTGGAGAAGATGTCAGCTGGAGTACTCAG ACCTCAGCCTGAGGAGGCAGTCCCTCTCTACGAAGCCACAGTTGCCATGGAGACCGTCCAACGTCACCAGAAGAAGAAAGCTGTTGTTCAGCTCTGA
- the cryzl1 gene encoding quinone oxidoreductase-like protein 1 isoform X6, translating into MLLSDKKINELCTFSFRMCVTVPPPADITAAEQKSLPEVLGSHQVRVQVKACGLSPLDLKLLDDVGIQRDLIPVGREVAGVVLQVGPKVSFFQPEDEVVGILPLDSPCSGLCDVIDIDEHYLVQKPEKLSSVCVAAALRDGLCAYTALHTHARMAAGHTLLVMDGASSFGLMCIQLACYHGVKVLTTSHSPQKHTFLEQLRPSVARVIKAYNGSSDLLPQVLEETGGLGVDIAIDSGVRLQEVEESEETKLFPHKHDIISVLGVGGHWVTSHQDLQLDPPDCRLLHLKSASVSFLNPEVWTASSAQQGRYLHILKDIVEKMSAGVLRPQPEEAVPLYEATVAMETVQRHQKKKAVVQL; encoded by the exons ATGCTGTtatcagataaaaaaataaatgaattgtgCACATTTAGTTTCCGCATGTGTGTAACCGTGCCTCCACCTGCAGATATCACCGCTGCTGAACAGAAG AGTCTTCCAGAGGTTCTAGGCAGCCATCAGGTCAGGGTTCAGGTAAAGGCATGTGGACTCAGCCCACTGGACCTCAAG TTGCTTGATGATGTTGGGATCCAGAGAGATTTAATTCCTGTGGGCAGGGAAGTGGCCGGGGTCGTCCTGCAAg tgGGCCCCAAGGTCTCCTTTTTCCAGCCGGAGGATGAGGTTGTAG GTATTCTTCCCCTGGACTCTCCCTGCTCTGGGCTCTGCGATGTCATCGACATAGATGAACACTATTTGG TTCAGAAACCAGAGAagctcagctcagtgtgtgttgcGGCAGCGCTGCGGGATGGCCTCTGTGCTTACACtgctctacacacacatgctcgcaTGGCGGCTGGACACACACTCCTGGTCATGGACGGAGCCAGT TCTTTTGGCCTCATGTGCATCCAGCTGGCCTGTTACCACGGAGTGAAAGTTCTGACGACGTCACATtcgccacagaaacacaccttcCTGGAGCAGCTTCGGCCCAGCGTAG CCAGGGTTATTAAAGCCTATAATGGCTCATCGGACCTGCTGCCACAGGTTttggaggagacaggaggactGGGAGTGGATATAGCTATAGACTCTGGAG ttcGTCTGCAGGAAGTGGAGGAATCAGAGGAGACGAAACTTTTCCCACACAAACACGACATCATCAGTgtgctgggggtgggggggcactGGGTCACATCCCACCAAGACCTGCAG TTGGATCCTCCAGACTGCAGATTATTGCATTTAAAATCAGCCTCTGTATCTTTCCTCAATCCTGAAGTCTGGACAGCGTCATCAGCTCAGCAAGGAAGATACCTCC ATATTCTAAAGGACATAGTGGAGAAGATGTCAGCTGGAGTACTCAG ACCTCAGCCTGAGGAGGCAGTCCCTCTCTACGAAGCCACAGTTGCCATGGAGACCGTCCAACGTCACCAGAAGAAGAAAGCTGTTGTTCAGCTCTGA
- the cryzl1 gene encoding quinone oxidoreductase-like protein 1 isoform X3 codes for MLLSDKKINELCTFSFRMCVTVPPPADITAAEQKSLPEVLGSHQVRVQVKACGLSPLDLKLLDDVGIQRDLIPVGREVAGVVLQVGPKVSFFQPEDEVVGILPLDSPCSGLCDVIDIDEHYLVQKPEKLSSVCVAAALRDGLCAYTALHTHARMAAGHTLLVMDGASSFGLMCIQLACYHGVKVLTTSHSPQKHTFLEQLRPSVARVIKAYNGSSDLLPQVLEETGGLGVDIAIDSGVRLQEVEESEETKLFPHKHDIISVLGVGGHWVTSHQDLQVNLILKVKVNLVSLPVLTAVLSPFCVFVLLQLDPPDCRLLHLKSASVSFLNPEVWTASSAQQGRYLHILKDIVEKMSAGVLRPQPEEAVPLYEATVAMETVQRHQKKKAVVQL; via the exons ATGCTGTtatcagataaaaaaataaatgaattgtgCACATTTAGTTTCCGCATGTGTGTAACCGTGCCTCCACCTGCAGATATCACCGCTGCTGAACAGAAG AGTCTTCCAGAGGTTCTAGGCAGCCATCAGGTCAGGGTTCAGGTAAAGGCATGTGGACTCAGCCCACTGGACCTCAAG TTGCTTGATGATGTTGGGATCCAGAGAGATTTAATTCCTGTGGGCAGGGAAGTGGCCGGGGTCGTCCTGCAAg tgGGCCCCAAGGTCTCCTTTTTCCAGCCGGAGGATGAGGTTGTAG GTATTCTTCCCCTGGACTCTCCCTGCTCTGGGCTCTGCGATGTCATCGACATAGATGAACACTATTTGG TTCAGAAACCAGAGAagctcagctcagtgtgtgttgcGGCAGCGCTGCGGGATGGCCTCTGTGCTTACACtgctctacacacacatgctcgcaTGGCGGCTGGACACACACTCCTGGTCATGGACGGAGCCAGT TCTTTTGGCCTCATGTGCATCCAGCTGGCCTGTTACCACGGAGTGAAAGTTCTGACGACGTCACATtcgccacagaaacacaccttcCTGGAGCAGCTTCGGCCCAGCGTAG CCAGGGTTATTAAAGCCTATAATGGCTCATCGGACCTGCTGCCACAGGTTttggaggagacaggaggactGGGAGTGGATATAGCTATAGACTCTGGAG ttcGTCTGCAGGAAGTGGAGGAATCAGAGGAGACGAAACTTTTCCCACACAAACACGACATCATCAGTgtgctgggggtgggggggcactGGGTCACATCCCACCAAGACCTGCAGGTAAACTTGATATTAAAAGTGAAGGTAAACCTGGTCAGTCTGCCTGTTTTAACAGCAGTTTTATCTCCTTTCTGTGTATTCGTATTGTTACAGTTGGATCCTCCAGACTGCAGATTATTGCATTTAAAATCAGCCTCTGTATCTTTCCTCAATCCTGAAGTCTGGACAGCGTCATCAGCTCAGCAAGGAAGATACCTCC ATATTCTAAAGGACATAGTGGAGAAGATGTCAGCTGGAGTACTCAG ACCTCAGCCTGAGGAGGCAGTCCCTCTCTACGAAGCCACAGTTGCCATGGAGACCGTCCAACGTCACCAGAAGAAGAAAGCTGTTGTTCAGCTCTGA
- the cryzl1 gene encoding quinone oxidoreductase-like protein 1 isoform X5, producing the protein MLLSDKKINELCTFSFRMCVTVPPPADITAAEQKSLPEVLGSHQVRVQVKACGLSPLDLKLLDDVGIQRDLIPVGREVAGVVLQVGPKVSFFQPEDEVVGILPLDSPCSGLCDVIDIDEHYLVQKPEKLSSVCVAAALRDGLCAYTALHTHARMAAGHTLLVMDGASSFGLMCIQLACYHGVKVLTTSHSPQKHTFLEQLRPSVGVQDPLVARVIKAYNGSSDLLPQVLEETGGLGVDIAIDSGVRLQEVEESEETKLFPHKHDIISVLGVGGHWVTSHQDLQLDPPDCRLLHLKSASVSFLNPEVWTASSAQQGRYLHILKDIVEKMSAGVLRPQPEEAVPLYEATVAMETVQRHQKKKAVVQL; encoded by the exons ATGCTGTtatcagataaaaaaataaatgaattgtgCACATTTAGTTTCCGCATGTGTGTAACCGTGCCTCCACCTGCAGATATCACCGCTGCTGAACAGAAG AGTCTTCCAGAGGTTCTAGGCAGCCATCAGGTCAGGGTTCAGGTAAAGGCATGTGGACTCAGCCCACTGGACCTCAAG TTGCTTGATGATGTTGGGATCCAGAGAGATTTAATTCCTGTGGGCAGGGAAGTGGCCGGGGTCGTCCTGCAAg tgGGCCCCAAGGTCTCCTTTTTCCAGCCGGAGGATGAGGTTGTAG GTATTCTTCCCCTGGACTCTCCCTGCTCTGGGCTCTGCGATGTCATCGACATAGATGAACACTATTTGG TTCAGAAACCAGAGAagctcagctcagtgtgtgttgcGGCAGCGCTGCGGGATGGCCTCTGTGCTTACACtgctctacacacacatgctcgcaTGGCGGCTGGACACACACTCCTGGTCATGGACGGAGCCAGT TCTTTTGGCCTCATGTGCATCCAGCTGGCCTGTTACCACGGAGTGAAAGTTCTGACGACGTCACATtcgccacagaaacacaccttcCTGGAGCAGCTTCGGCCCAGCGTAG GTGTTCAGGATCCTTTAGTAG CCAGGGTTATTAAAGCCTATAATGGCTCATCGGACCTGCTGCCACAGGTTttggaggagacaggaggactGGGAGTGGATATAGCTATAGACTCTGGAG ttcGTCTGCAGGAAGTGGAGGAATCAGAGGAGACGAAACTTTTCCCACACAAACACGACATCATCAGTgtgctgggggtgggggggcactGGGTCACATCCCACCAAGACCTGCAG TTGGATCCTCCAGACTGCAGATTATTGCATTTAAAATCAGCCTCTGTATCTTTCCTCAATCCTGAAGTCTGGACAGCGTCATCAGCTCAGCAAGGAAGATACCTCC ATATTCTAAAGGACATAGTGGAGAAGATGTCAGCTGGAGTACTCAG ACCTCAGCCTGAGGAGGCAGTCCCTCTCTACGAAGCCACAGTTGCCATGGAGACCGTCCAACGTCACCAGAAGAAGAAAGCTGTTGTTCAGCTCTGA
- the cryzl1 gene encoding quinone oxidoreductase-like protein 1 isoform X1: MLLSDKKINELCTFSFRMCVTVPPPADITAAEQKSLPEVLGSHQVRVQVKACGLSPLDLKLLDDVGIQRDLIPVGREVAGVVLQVGPKVSFFQPEDEVVGILPLDSPCSGLCDVIDIDEHYLVQKPEKLSSVCVAAALRDGLCAYTALHTHARMAAGHTLLVMDGASSFGLMCIQLACYHGVKVLTTSHSPQKHTFLEQLRPSVGVQDPLVARVIKAYNGSSDLLPQVLEETGGLGVDIAIDSGVRLQEVEESEETKLFPHKHDIISVLGVGGHWVTSHQDLQVNLILKVKVNLVSLPVLTAVLSPFCVFVLLQLDPPDCRLLHLKSASVSFLNPEVWTASSAQQGRYLHILKDIVEKMSAGVLRPQPEEAVPLYEATVAMETVQRHQKKKAVVQL; this comes from the exons ATGCTGTtatcagataaaaaaataaatgaattgtgCACATTTAGTTTCCGCATGTGTGTAACCGTGCCTCCACCTGCAGATATCACCGCTGCTGAACAGAAG AGTCTTCCAGAGGTTCTAGGCAGCCATCAGGTCAGGGTTCAGGTAAAGGCATGTGGACTCAGCCCACTGGACCTCAAG TTGCTTGATGATGTTGGGATCCAGAGAGATTTAATTCCTGTGGGCAGGGAAGTGGCCGGGGTCGTCCTGCAAg tgGGCCCCAAGGTCTCCTTTTTCCAGCCGGAGGATGAGGTTGTAG GTATTCTTCCCCTGGACTCTCCCTGCTCTGGGCTCTGCGATGTCATCGACATAGATGAACACTATTTGG TTCAGAAACCAGAGAagctcagctcagtgtgtgttgcGGCAGCGCTGCGGGATGGCCTCTGTGCTTACACtgctctacacacacatgctcgcaTGGCGGCTGGACACACACTCCTGGTCATGGACGGAGCCAGT TCTTTTGGCCTCATGTGCATCCAGCTGGCCTGTTACCACGGAGTGAAAGTTCTGACGACGTCACATtcgccacagaaacacaccttcCTGGAGCAGCTTCGGCCCAGCGTAG GTGTTCAGGATCCTTTAGTAG CCAGGGTTATTAAAGCCTATAATGGCTCATCGGACCTGCTGCCACAGGTTttggaggagacaggaggactGGGAGTGGATATAGCTATAGACTCTGGAG ttcGTCTGCAGGAAGTGGAGGAATCAGAGGAGACGAAACTTTTCCCACACAAACACGACATCATCAGTgtgctgggggtgggggggcactGGGTCACATCCCACCAAGACCTGCAGGTAAACTTGATATTAAAAGTGAAGGTAAACCTGGTCAGTCTGCCTGTTTTAACAGCAGTTTTATCTCCTTTCTGTGTATTCGTATTGTTACAGTTGGATCCTCCAGACTGCAGATTATTGCATTTAAAATCAGCCTCTGTATCTTTCCTCAATCCTGAAGTCTGGACAGCGTCATCAGCTCAGCAAGGAAGATACCTCC ATATTCTAAAGGACATAGTGGAGAAGATGTCAGCTGGAGTACTCAG ACCTCAGCCTGAGGAGGCAGTCCCTCTCTACGAAGCCACAGTTGCCATGGAGACCGTCCAACGTCACCAGAAGAAGAAAGCTGTTGTTCAGCTCTGA